Proteins co-encoded in one Medicago truncatula cultivar Jemalong A17 chromosome 8, MtrunA17r5.0-ANR, whole genome shotgun sequence genomic window:
- the LOC25479304 gene encoding chitinase 2, which yields MSHLIIGDNAVDPFIFREYIGVKPYPASLNNFPYEIIIAKHFHFILGFANDSYNEEGKGTGNFNANWNSDFFGPQNVMALKRKYPHVKVVISIGGRDANFPFFPAAREEWCGNAVDSLKEIIRSYNDCSVEDNILIDGIDIFYDYINTNEKDFSNYVGDVINRLKKEVRIDVVSIAPSHETHKHYKELYLACTDDINWVNYQFYMQPIPSKNDFLNLFLNLAKEYDSNKLLVGGSSDPSDANNFKREVFIEGCKELVKKRLIRGIFIWNANDSATEVPPFSLEKKAQEILTKKD from the coding sequence ATGTCTCATCTCATCATCGGTGACAATGCTGTTGATCCATTCATTTTTCGAGAATACATTGGCGTGAAGCCATACCCAGCTTCTCTTAATAATTTCCCATATGAAATTATTATCGCCAAGCATTTCCATTTCATTTTAGGCTTTGCCAATGATAGTTACAACGAAGAAGGAAAAGGCACCGGAAATTTTAACGCCAATTGGAATAGTGATTTCTTCGGTCCTCAAAATGTGATGGCTCTCAAGAGAAAGTATCCCCATGTCAAGGTGGTAATAAGCATTGGAGGTCGTGATGCTAACTTTCCATTCTTTCCTGCTGCCAGAGAAGAATGGTGCGGCAATGCCGTAGATTCGCTCAAAGAGATCATCCGATCATACAACGACTGTTCCGTCGAAGATAACATCTTAATTGATGGCATTGATATTTTCTATGACTACatcaataccaatgaaaaagaTTTCTCCAACTACGTTGGGGACGTTATAAATAGACTCAAGAAAGAGGTACGTATCGATGTGGTGTCTATTGCTCCATCCCATGAAACTCATAAACACTACAAGGAACTCTACTTGGCATGCACTGACGATATTAATTGGGTTAACTACCAATTCTACATGCAGCCTATCCCCTCAAAGAACGATTTTCTAAACCTCTTTCTTAATCTTGCAAAAGAATATGATTCTAATAAACTCCTAGTAGGAGGAAGCTCCGATCCAAGTGACGCAAATAATTTTAAACGAGAGGTCTTCATTGAAGGCTGCAAGGAACTCGTCAAAAAAAGATTGATCCGTGGCATTTTCATTTGGAATGCTAATGACTCCGCCACCGAAGTCCCACCTTTCTCCCTTGAGAAAAAGGCACAAGAGATCCTCACTAAAAAAGATTGA